A part of Paenibacillus sp. IHBB 10380 genomic DNA contains:
- a CDS encoding NAD(P)/FAD-dependent oxidoreductase, protein MTKSLELYDITIVGGGPAGMYAAFYSGMRDLKTKLIEAKEELGGRMLIYPEKMIWDVGGVTPILCEQLITQLAQQARTFDPTIIFGQQIVNFERLEDGTFLLTAESGEQHWTKTVILTIGYGILKMAKLDIEGADRYEVTNLHYTVQELEPFRGKHVLISGGGDSAVDWANELEPLAASVTIVHRRDQFGGHEKNVVRMKQSSVNLRTPYAVTQLHSKDGKTIEQVTISHVETGETEQFSVDTVIVNHGLKVDFGAIREWGLDMGERNVKVNNKLATNIPGIFAAGDFVDYETKLYLIAGAFTDAAFAVNSAKLYMEPSADEVAYVSSHNTRFKEKNIALGVREEDA, encoded by the coding sequence ATGACGAAATCATTGGAGTTATATGATATAACGATAGTTGGCGGCGGGCCAGCGGGGATGTATGCTGCATTCTACAGCGGCATGCGTGATTTGAAGACCAAGTTAATTGAAGCTAAGGAGGAGCTTGGGGGAAGAATGCTAATCTACCCAGAGAAAATGATATGGGATGTCGGCGGCGTGACGCCGATCCTGTGTGAGCAATTAATTACTCAGTTGGCGCAACAAGCGCGTACTTTTGATCCGACGATTATATTTGGACAGCAGATTGTGAACTTTGAGCGGTTAGAGGATGGAACCTTTCTGCTTACGGCAGAATCGGGGGAACAGCATTGGACAAAAACTGTCATTCTCACCATCGGCTACGGTATTCTGAAGATGGCGAAGCTGGACATTGAAGGAGCAGATCGTTATGAGGTGACCAATTTACATTATACGGTGCAGGAACTTGAGCCGTTTCGCGGTAAGCATGTCCTGATATCTGGCGGCGGTGACTCGGCGGTGGATTGGGCGAATGAGCTGGAGCCTCTGGCTGCCAGCGTTACAATTGTACATCGTCGCGATCAATTTGGTGGACACGAGAAAAACGTTGTACGCATGAAACAATCCTCTGTCAACCTTAGAACGCCTTATGCAGTCACCCAATTGCACAGCAAAGATGGCAAGACGATTGAGCAGGTGACGATTAGCCATGTGGAGACTGGGGAAACAGAGCAGTTCAGCGTGGATACAGTTATTGTCAACCACGGATTGAAGGTGGATTTCGGAGCAATCCGTGAATGGGGGTTGGACATGGGCGAACGGAACGTCAAAGTCAACAACAAGTTGGCTACGAATATACCCGGGATTTTCGCCGCTGGAGACTTTGTAGACTACGAAACGAAGCTTTACTTGATTGCTGGAGCGTTTACCGATGCGGCCTTTGCCGTAAACAGCGCCAAGCTTTATATGGAGCCGAGCGCGGACGAAGTCGCTTACGTGTCCTCTCATAATACTCG